A region from the Desulfomarina profundi genome encodes:
- the istA gene encoding IS21 family transposase, with amino-acid sequence MVTDIQVRKLKKYLSQGKTLEVAAARAGMDEKTGRKYRDNGKLPSEISAERVREWRTRKDPFEGIWPEVLQFLETNEGLEAKTLFTHFQRIYPGSFGDGQLRTFQRRVKTWRCTEGPGREVYFPQVHVPARLSQSDFTDMSQLQISIGGQPFDHLIYHFVLTYSNWETGTICFSESFESLSEGLQKSLWKLGGVPEQHQTDRLSAAVNKPDNPEEFTRGYQGLLAHYKLQGRKINSSSPHENGDIEQRHHRFKKAVDQALMLRGNRDFTTRKEYELFLQKLFAQLNCNRQERFQEEQSMLRPLPSGKLDTCTRFEVRVGPSSTIRVKHKVYSVNSRLIKETVTVRLYAEYLEIWYGQKHIENIPRIRGGSKHYIQYRHIIDWLVRKPGAFENYRYRSDLFPTSRFRVAYDSLRKFRTVTGAAKEYLSILQLAAQDNETAVDDALRHLIDHEKNIDFAQVKTLLVSGKPVEPITNISVQTVALTGYDQLLQEGCR; translated from the coding sequence ATGGTCACAGATATTCAGGTGAGGAAATTGAAGAAATACTTAAGTCAAGGGAAGACGTTGGAAGTAGCAGCGGCTAGAGCCGGCATGGATGAGAAAACCGGTCGCAAGTATAGAGATAATGGCAAATTGCCAAGTGAGATCAGTGCGGAGCGAGTGAGGGAGTGGCGAACTCGTAAAGATCCTTTTGAAGGTATATGGCCAGAGGTTTTACAATTTCTGGAAACTAATGAAGGTTTGGAAGCCAAAACTCTTTTTACCCATTTTCAAAGGATTTATCCCGGTTCTTTTGGAGATGGCCAGCTCCGCACGTTTCAACGTCGAGTAAAAACCTGGCGTTGTACAGAAGGTCCAGGACGTGAAGTTTATTTTCCCCAGGTGCATGTGCCTGCACGGTTGAGTCAGTCTGATTTTACAGATATGTCCCAATTACAGATCAGTATTGGTGGTCAGCCTTTTGATCACCTGATCTACCATTTTGTGCTGACATATTCGAACTGGGAGACAGGAACGATCTGTTTTTCCGAGAGTTTCGAAAGCCTGAGCGAAGGATTACAGAAGAGTCTATGGAAACTTGGCGGAGTTCCAGAACAACATCAAACAGACAGGTTGTCAGCTGCGGTGAATAAACCGGATAACCCGGAAGAGTTTACCCGTGGCTACCAGGGGCTTTTGGCCCATTACAAATTGCAAGGCCGTAAAATCAATTCGTCAAGCCCCCACGAAAATGGTGACATTGAGCAGCGCCATCATCGTTTCAAGAAAGCCGTAGATCAGGCCCTGATGCTGCGAGGTAACCGGGATTTTACTACACGCAAGGAATATGAGTTATTTCTACAGAAGCTGTTTGCACAACTCAACTGCAACCGCCAGGAGCGCTTTCAAGAAGAACAGTCGATGTTGCGTCCACTGCCTTCGGGTAAGCTCGACACATGTACTCGTTTTGAAGTTCGAGTTGGTCCCAGCAGTACGATCAGAGTAAAGCACAAGGTTTACTCGGTGAATAGTCGACTTATCAAAGAAACAGTCACAGTGCGGCTGTATGCAGAGTATCTGGAGATCTGGTACGGTCAGAAACATATTGAGAATATCCCCAGAATACGAGGCGGTAGCAAACATTATATCCAGTACCGCCATATAATTGACTGGCTGGTTCGAAAACCCGGTGCATTTGAGAACTACAGATACCGCAGTGATCTTTTTCCTACGAGCAGGTTCCGGGTTGCCTATGACTCTCTGCGCAAATTTCGTACCGTTACGGGAGCAGCAAAAGAATACTTATCTATTTTACAGCTTGCTGCCCAAGATAATGAGACAGCTGTAGATGATGCCCTTCGTCATCTGATTGACCATGAAAAGAACATTGATTTTGCCCAGGTAAAAACACTGCTTGTCTCTGGTAAACCGGTTGAACCGATTACCAATATTTCTGTCCAGACTGTTGCCCTCACAGGCTATGATCAACTCTTACAGGAGGGTTGCAGATGA
- the istB gene encoding IS21-like element helper ATPase IstB, producing MSSTDNRIILDASLKKLYLSTIRACYQEEADLARKESLSYESYLQELVVRECEERRHKRITRYLRESRLPLEKNLASFEMDRLPAKLSGFVNSLLEGSFLDRCENILAFGNPGSGKTHLLCAIAQELINKDRRVFFSPCSLLVQNLLVAKKELVLPRFLKKLAKYDAILIDDIGYVQQSREEMEVLFTLLAYCYERNSIMLTSNLPFSQWEKIFKDPMTTAAAIDRLVHHSVILELNLDSYRLEKAKQSLEEN from the coding sequence ATGAGTTCAACCGATAATCGAATTATCCTGGATGCGTCTCTTAAAAAGCTTTATCTGTCAACTATCCGAGCCTGTTACCAGGAGGAGGCGGATTTGGCGAGAAAGGAATCACTAAGCTATGAATCATACCTTCAGGAACTGGTTGTGCGGGAGTGTGAAGAAAGACGCCATAAACGCATTACCAGATATTTGCGAGAATCCAGACTGCCCCTGGAAAAAAACTTAGCTTCGTTTGAAATGGATCGGCTTCCGGCCAAACTGAGCGGCTTTGTCAATAGTTTGCTGGAAGGTTCTTTTCTTGACAGGTGTGAAAACATACTAGCTTTTGGAAACCCAGGTAGTGGAAAAACCCATCTGCTCTGTGCCATTGCCCAGGAACTGATTAACAAGGATAGGCGTGTTTTCTTTTCTCCGTGCAGTCTGCTGGTGCAAAATCTGCTGGTGGCCAAAAAGGAGCTTGTTCTTCCAAGATTTCTGAAAAAACTTGCCAAGTATGATGCCATACTGATCGACGATATCGGCTATGTCCAGCAAAGCCGAGAAGAAATGGAAGTGCTCTTTACCCTTCTTGCGTATTGTTATGAACGGAACAGTATCATGCTAACCAGCAATTTACCATTTTCACAGTGGGAGAAGATATTTAAAGATCCAATGACTACGGCTGCAGCGATAGACCGGCTTGTGCATCATAGCGTAATACTGGAACTTAATCTTGATAGCTACAGACTGGAAAAAGCAAAACAAAGCCTTGAGGAAAATTAA
- a CDS encoding (Fe-S)-binding protein: protein MSRNKSLKDFEEQIRKCVHCGACQAHCPAYLAEKREGSVARGKIALAAALLDGRDNLEKRLQQDISMCLMCGSCVTKCPNQVPTDEIVGAIRREITDEKGLSLVGRSVSAFIGNRPLLKAAVKSTAALSSLALKKVPESSGLRLRFPAPIMKNRTLPEIPAKNLYDLFPEFIQGNGEKPLIGFFAGCSIGFLYPQIGAAMIRILRKMGYSVFLPRGQQCCGIPALSAGNGRLVERLADKNRDCFAGQDLAHIITCCASCNGGIKEYYSTMEGNFTEFTGKVIDFTVFLKKEGLIEKLAGMEKWPNRKRVTYHDPCHMKKQGIIREPREILRALPNVEFVEMEGASECCGLGGTFSVYHYETSKKIGSRKIPGLMQSGAELLATGCPGCIMQLQDVINHSAVGVRAVHLLDLINEVSGW, encoded by the coding sequence ATGAGCAGGAATAAATCACTGAAAGATTTTGAAGAACAGATTCGCAAATGTGTTCATTGCGGTGCCTGCCAGGCGCACTGTCCCGCTTATCTTGCCGAAAAAAGGGAGGGCAGCGTCGCCCGGGGCAAGATCGCGCTGGCCGCCGCCCTGCTTGATGGCAGGGATAATCTGGAAAAACGGCTGCAGCAGGATATCTCCATGTGTCTCATGTGCGGCAGTTGTGTCACAAAGTGCCCCAACCAGGTGCCCACCGACGAGATTGTCGGGGCGATTCGCCGGGAAATTACCGACGAAAAGGGGCTTTCCCTGGTGGGACGCTCCGTATCCGCCTTTATCGGGAACAGGCCGTTGCTGAAGGCGGCAGTGAAATCGACAGCGGCCCTTTCCAGTCTGGCATTGAAAAAGGTTCCGGAGTCGAGCGGACTGCGCCTGCGGTTTCCCGCTCCCATCATGAAAAACAGAACTCTGCCTGAAATTCCGGCCAAAAACCTCTATGATCTTTTTCCGGAATTTATCCAGGGAAATGGAGAAAAACCCCTGATCGGTTTTTTTGCAGGCTGTTCCATTGGATTTCTTTATCCACAGATCGGAGCGGCCATGATCAGGATATTGCGAAAAATGGGGTATTCCGTTTTCCTGCCACGCGGCCAGCAGTGTTGTGGTATTCCCGCCCTTTCCGCGGGAAATGGCAGGCTCGTGGAAAGACTGGCCGATAAGAACAGAGACTGTTTTGCCGGGCAGGATCTTGCTCATATAATCACCTGCTGTGCGTCCTGTAATGGTGGTATTAAAGAATATTACAGCACCATGGAGGGAAATTTTACGGAGTTTACCGGAAAAGTGATCGATTTTACAGTTTTTCTGAAAAAAGAAGGGCTGATCGAAAAACTTGCAGGTATGGAAAAATGGCCGAACAGAAAGCGGGTCACCTACCATGATCCCTGTCATATGAAAAAACAGGGGATAATCCGGGAGCCCAGGGAGATCCTCCGGGCACTGCCCAATGTGGAGTTTGTGGAGATGGAAGGAGCCTCGGAATGCTGCGGTCTTGGGGGAACATTTTCTGTTTATCACTACGAAACCAGCAAAAAGATAGGGTCGAGGAAAATTCCCGGCCTGATGCAAAGCGGCGCAGAATTGCTGGCGACTGGTTGTCCGGGGTGCATCATGCAGTTACAGGATGTGATAAATCACTCTGCTGTCGGTGTCAGGGCCGTTCATCTGCTGGATTTAATCAATGAAGTAAGTGGATGGTAA
- a CDS encoding FAD-binding oxidoreductase: MIDKTVLKRLTEIVGKENVFDQKSDRITHSYDATGRSYLPDVVVYAGSAAEVSEVMKVANRYLIPVLPRGAGSGFTGGTLPVQGGIVLVLTRMDRILAIDTENLVAVVEPGVVTAELQRQVEKQGLFYPPDPASKEFCTMGGNVAECAGGPRCVKYGVTKDYIMGLEVVTPTGEIIRTGGKTLKNVVGYDLTKLFVGSEGTLGIVTRIVVKLLPKPEAKKTMLVQFSTIDGAARGVSEIIRAKIIPTTLEFLDASTIDCIRDISPVPLPEECRAILLIEVDGDREIIEKQAVRIMEVLQPLSVLDTRIAENAEESEEIWQVRRSVSSSMRKINPDKFNEDIVVPRSRVPDMIRALENLSREYGVPIVNFGHAGDGNIHVNVMVDLREEGMEEKVHNVMEDIFRTAVELEGSISGEHGIGISKMDYMGMEVSEITMRYMEKIKESFDPNNILNPGKIFQKPIAAEGAL; this comes from the coding sequence ATGATAGATAAAACCGTATTGAAACGATTAACGGAAATTGTCGGCAAAGAAAACGTGTTTGACCAGAAGAGCGACAGGATTACCCATTCCTATGATGCCACCGGCAGGAGTTACCTACCGGATGTCGTTGTTTATGCCGGTTCTGCTGCAGAGGTAAGTGAAGTGATGAAAGTTGCCAACAGGTATCTGATTCCTGTCCTGCCCAGGGGGGCCGGGTCCGGTTTTACAGGGGGAACCCTGCCGGTTCAGGGGGGGATTGTTCTGGTGCTTACCCGGATGGATCGTATTCTTGCCATAGATACTGAAAATCTGGTTGCCGTGGTGGAACCTGGAGTGGTTACCGCGGAGTTGCAGCGGCAGGTGGAAAAACAGGGACTTTTTTACCCGCCGGACCCGGCCTCCAAGGAATTCTGTACCATGGGGGGCAATGTGGCGGAGTGTGCCGGGGGGCCGCGGTGTGTAAAATACGGCGTTACCAAGGACTATATCATGGGGCTTGAGGTGGTGACACCCACCGGAGAAATTATCAGAACCGGTGGGAAGACTCTTAAAAATGTGGTGGGTTACGACCTGACAAAGCTTTTTGTGGGTTCCGAGGGAACACTTGGGATCGTCACCCGGATTGTCGTCAAGCTCCTTCCCAAACCGGAAGCCAAAAAGACCATGTTGGTGCAGTTTTCCACCATTGATGGGGCTGCCCGCGGTGTTTCTGAAATTATCCGGGCAAAAATCATTCCGACTACTCTGGAGTTTCTCGATGCCTCGACCATCGACTGTATACGGGATATTTCCCCTGTTCCCCTGCCGGAGGAGTGCCGGGCCATACTTTTGATAGAGGTGGATGGTGATCGGGAAATAATCGAAAAGCAGGCGGTACGCATTATGGAAGTGCTGCAGCCGCTTTCAGTTCTCGATACCAGAATCGCAGAGAATGCAGAAGAGTCTGAAGAGATCTGGCAGGTCAGGCGCAGTGTCAGCTCCAGCATGCGGAAAATCAATCCCGATAAGTTTAATGAAGATATCGTTGTTCCCCGCTCCAGAGTGCCCGATATGATCAGGGCTTTGGAAAACCTGTCCAGGGAATATGGGGTGCCCATTGTTAATTTTGGCCATGCCGGGGATGGAAATATCCATGTCAATGTCATGGTCGATCTGAGAGAAGAGGGAATGGAGGAGAAGGTTCACAATGTTATGGAGGATATCTTTCGTACAGCGGTGGAACTCGAAGGTTCCATCAGTGGTGAGCATGGTATCGGTATATCCAAGATGGATTACATGGGAATGGAGGTCAGTGAAATTACCATGAGGTATATGGAAAAAATTAAGGAGAGTTTTGATCCGAATAATATTCTCAATCCGGGCAAGATTTTTCAGAAACCGATTGCAGCGGAAGGTGCCCTGTAA
- a CDS encoding ATP-binding protein: MNCLESREVAWSDNQLLISGGCVVENQYPYEKLGLLYLGREMDLRSGQALELPFLYKNKYLTTHAAIIGMTGSGKTGLGVALIEEAIMDNIPSIIIDPKGDMGNLLLTFPELQPEDFIPWIDPAEAAGKEMSVPEYGEKVAASWKKGLASWGQGPERIRQLRTRTDMTIYTPGSTAGVPVSVLSSFKAPSEALLADTDTLNSLVNSTTTTLLSLIDIKGDPLQSREHILLSSLLLHFWRKGEDLSLENLIGAIVNPPFDKVGVFGLDAFYNQSQRMSLAMSLNNILASPTFAAWTEGVPLDIQRILYSEEGRPQTAIFSIAHLSETERMFFVTMLLNQFTGWMRRQQGSASLKALLYMDEIFGYFPPTANPPSKKPMLLLLKQARAYGVGIVLATQNPVDLDYKGLSNIGSWFIGRLQTSQDQDRVVEGIVGAGDGHLDARLVRNLLSDMKSRQFLLNSAHMDEPTLFETRWVMSYLKGPISKNDITKLMKGRKDRLSAAGGESNMESVAAVSRNGAAGPPPLLGGNIEQLYYLQNMVSDEINFEPYLWGRASVRYFNNRRNIDVVQEVSLRLYLDEDFKRADWENGEEPGYGTEECVSAPPENGGFYPLPASIAGLRSMTNLKKEFSDFLYQNRRQELFRIKGTSFESTPDESLGDFRVRFSDSLREQKEDAVEKLREKYELKQERIEKKLQTALHRLEKEKVDVKTKTTDSLISFGVAVVGAFFGRKALSASTIGKAATGMRSVGRVAKERSDVKRAEENVLALQQELDDLSVEIEERVTELAEQYSIDNCEIETFSIKPRRSDIFDVHMVLLWEMVA; the protein is encoded by the coding sequence ATGAATTGCCTGGAGTCGCGGGAAGTCGCATGGAGTGATAATCAGCTTTTAATATCGGGAGGATGTGTAGTGGAGAACCAATACCCTTACGAAAAACTGGGCCTGCTCTATCTCGGCAGGGAAATGGATCTGAGAAGCGGGCAGGCGCTTGAATTACCCTTTCTTTATAAAAACAAATACCTGACCACCCATGCCGCTATCATAGGCATGACTGGCAGCGGTAAGACAGGATTGGGGGTTGCTCTCATTGAAGAGGCAATAATGGACAATATCCCGTCCATTATCATTGATCCGAAAGGAGATATGGGTAATCTGCTGCTGACTTTTCCTGAACTGCAGCCGGAGGATTTTATTCCCTGGATTGACCCGGCGGAGGCGGCAGGGAAGGAGATGTCCGTTCCCGAATATGGCGAAAAAGTGGCTGCGTCCTGGAAAAAGGGACTTGCCTCCTGGGGTCAGGGGCCGGAACGGATTCGTCAGCTTCGGACCAGGACCGATATGACCATTTATACCCCGGGTTCCACCGCAGGGGTACCTGTATCTGTCCTCAGCAGTTTCAAGGCACCGTCAGAGGCGTTGCTTGCTGATACAGACACTCTGAACAGTCTGGTTAATTCCACTACTACAACCCTGCTCTCCCTTATCGATATCAAAGGAGATCCGCTCCAGAGCCGTGAGCATATTCTGCTCAGCTCGCTTCTCCTGCATTTCTGGCGCAAAGGTGAAGATCTTTCTCTGGAAAACCTGATTGGTGCTATTGTCAATCCTCCCTTTGACAAGGTCGGGGTCTTCGGGCTTGATGCATTTTATAATCAATCCCAGCGGATGAGTCTTGCCATGAGCCTCAATAATATCCTGGCGAGTCCCACCTTTGCAGCCTGGACAGAAGGTGTTCCCCTGGATATTCAGCGAATCCTCTATTCTGAAGAAGGACGGCCCCAGACGGCAATCTTTTCCATTGCCCACCTCAGTGAAACGGAAAGGATGTTCTTTGTTACCATGCTGCTCAACCAGTTTACAGGCTGGATGCGGCGGCAGCAGGGAAGCGCTTCCCTGAAGGCATTACTGTATATGGATGAAATATTCGGTTATTTTCCGCCCACCGCCAACCCGCCTTCAAAAAAACCGATGCTGCTCCTGCTCAAGCAGGCAAGGGCCTACGGGGTTGGTATTGTCCTGGCCACCCAGAATCCGGTTGATCTGGATTACAAGGGGCTGTCCAATATCGGTTCCTGGTTTATCGGACGGTTGCAGACCAGCCAGGATCAGGACAGGGTGGTGGAAGGGATTGTTGGTGCCGGCGATGGACATCTTGATGCCAGGCTGGTCAGAAACCTGCTCTCCGATATGAAATCACGGCAGTTTCTTTTGAATTCCGCCCATATGGATGAACCAACCCTCTTTGAAACCCGTTGGGTTATGTCCTATCTGAAAGGCCCCATCTCCAAAAATGATATCACGAAACTGATGAAGGGGAGAAAGGATCGTCTGTCGGCGGCCGGTGGTGAGAGTAATATGGAAAGTGTCGCCGCAGTCAGCCGTAACGGGGCTGCGGGTCCGCCTCCGCTTCTGGGGGGAAACATTGAGCAGCTTTATTACCTGCAGAACATGGTCAGCGATGAAATAAATTTCGAACCGTATCTCTGGGGCCGGGCGTCGGTCAGGTATTTTAACAATCGTCGTAACATTGATGTAGTACAGGAGGTTTCCCTGCGCCTCTACCTGGATGAGGATTTTAAACGGGCTGACTGGGAAAACGGTGAGGAGCCGGGTTATGGTACGGAGGAGTGTGTTTCTGCTCCTCCTGAAAATGGCGGATTTTATCCTTTACCTGCCTCAATTGCCGGGTTGAGGAGTATGACAAATCTGAAAAAGGAATTTTCAGATTTTCTTTACCAGAACAGACGTCAGGAATTGTTTCGTATTAAGGGAACCAGTTTTGAATCGACACCTGACGAGAGTCTTGGGGATTTCAGGGTTCGTTTCAGTGATTCCCTGCGGGAACAGAAGGAAGACGCAGTGGAAAAGTTGCGGGAAAAATATGAGCTGAAGCAGGAACGGATCGAAAAGAAGCTGCAGACTGCTCTGCACCGCCTGGAGAAAGAAAAAGTTGATGTGAAGACCAAAACAACCGATTCCCTTATCTCTTTCGGGGTGGCAGTGGTTGGCGCCTTTTTCGGTAGAAAGGCGTTGTCCGCATCCACCATCGGTAAAGCGGCGACGGGAATGCGCAGTGTTGGGAGGGTTGCAAAGGAGCGCAGTGATGTGAAGAGGGCCGAGGAGAATGTTCTTGCCCTGCAGCAGGAGCTTGATGATCTCAGTGTGGAGATTGAAGAACGTGTGACCGAGCTTGCGGAGCAATATTCCATCGACAACTGTGAGATTGAGACTTTTTCAATTAAACCGCGGCGGAGTGATATTTTTGATGTGCATATGGTGCTGCTTTGGGAGATGGTGGCCTGA
- a CDS encoding cytochrome P460 family protein — protein sequence MSIVKLILIGVSLGVSSMVAASDNVPEDSHEIHYPSGWQNWSTLAVSHRIDNNTLRLILGNDVAVKAARSGNTNPWPDGAILGKVVWKETNLKNWNAAIVPDGFVHAEFMFKDSRKYSNTYGWGWARWVGLDQKPFNKGARICISCHIPVKGRDWVFTDPAGFPELP from the coding sequence ATGAGTATCGTGAAATTAATTCTCATCGGTGTTTCTTTGGGAGTTTCATCCATGGTGGCTGCTTCTGATAATGTACCCGAAGACTCCCACGAGATACACTATCCCAGTGGTTGGCAAAATTGGTCGACTCTCGCTGTTTCCCATAGAATCGATAACAATACACTTCGACTGATTCTTGGAAATGATGTGGCAGTAAAAGCAGCTCGCTCGGGAAACACAAATCCCTGGCCTGATGGAGCGATATTGGGAAAAGTTGTCTGGAAGGAGACTAACCTGAAAAACTGGAATGCGGCGATAGTTCCTGACGGTTTTGTTCATGCAGAATTTATGTTTAAGGATTCAAGAAAATATTCAAATACTTATGGATGGGGCTGGGCTCGTTGGGTCGGTCTTGATCAAAAGCCCTTCAATAAAGGGGCACGGATCTGCATATCGTGTCATATTCCGGTAAAAGGTCGGGATTGGGTTTTTACTGATCCGGCAGGTTTCCCGGAACTGCCATAA